The genomic interval AGCATTAGTATTATCCATAAAAGGCTTGTGTTGATACATATTTGCATCACTACTTCCTTCGGCTAAAGACACATTAGGCACAACATAATCCGTAAAATGCTGAATAAGCATTTGCACTCCTTTTGCCTCAAGCTGTGGCTTAACATACTCTAAAATCTCCGCAGCAGGGACAGGTGTTGCACCTACTTTAAGTATTTGTGTCATCTCATTGCTTACTTCTTGATTAATTTTACCTTCTTTTTCACTTGAACAAGCCACATAACCCGCTCCCAATGCCAACACAAAAACTAACTGCACAATATTTTTCATAAAACCTCCTTAAACAAAATAAATTAACGATGCTGACGCAAACGTTTAATGAGTAAATCACCGCTTGATTGAATACATTGCACAATCACAATCGTGCATATTACCGCATATGCCAATATATCAGGCTTAAAAGATTGAAAGCCTATGCGATAGGCTAAGTCTCCCAACCCTCCAGCACCTACAACTCCAGCCATAGCAGAAAAGCCAACTAAACTTACAGCTGTAATAGTGATAGCATTAGCAAGTGAGGGCAAACTCTCACTAATCATCATCAAAATAATGCGCATTTTGCTTGCCCCCATACTCATAGTAGCCTCTATAAGCCCTTTATCAACCTCATCAAATGCTCCTTCAAAAAGTCGCGCAATAAAAGGAGTGGCTGCAATAACAAGTGGAATAATCGCAGCAGTGCTTCCAATGCTCGTGCCAATTAAGTATTTTGAAAGAGGCAAAAGCAAAATAATAAGCACGATAAAAGGGAATGAACGCACAACATTGACAATCGCTCCTAAGATTCTATAAAACAAAGGATTTGCTAATATGCCAGAAGGCTTAATCACGCTTAATAATACCCCCAAAGGTAATCCAAAAATCATAGCAAAAAGCGAAGAGAAAAAAACCATATAGAGCGTTTCGCAACACGACTTTACTAAAGTAAAGATTATAGGATTTTCAAAAGTAGAGCGCAAAAATATAAGCCAATGTTTCTCGCAAAAATCTAAAAACTCTAACATAAATGACCCTTCACACTGCCTTAGATTCTATTTTTTGAGAGAGTTGAATAGAATCTGTATTTTGACACATAAGATTCAAATCCTCAATACTCACACCTTGCTCTTTAAGCCACGAGAGTGCTTTGTCTCTTTTATCATCTGTTGCTATAAATTTTAATACTAAATGCCCAACCTCTCCTGTCGCAAGCTCATCAATATTGCCACTTAAAATATTTACATCAACATCAAATTCTCGTATCATTTGACTTACAAGCGGCAAATGTGCGTAAGGACCAGTAAATATAACTTTATATACATTATGCAAATCTTTCAAATGCGAAATAATATGTCCTTCATCTTGAGGTAAAAATGAAATAAGCTCCCGAGTAATGGGATGTTTAGGGGCAGCAAAAACTTCGGCAACGCTGCCACGCTCCACAATAGCACCATCACTCACAACACACATTTTATTGCAAATCTCGCGCACGACCTCAATTTGATGTGTAATCAACACTACACTTAAACCCAAACGTCTTTGAATATCACGCAAGAGGGCAAGAATTGATTTTGTCGTTTTAGTATCAAGAGCCGAAGTTGCCTCATCACATAAAAGCACTTTAGGGTGATTAGCTAATGCTCTTGCTATTGCTACTCTTTGCTTCTGTCCACCACTAAGCTGACTTGGAAAAAAGGAGGCTCGTTCACTTAAACCCACAAGCTCTAAAAGTTCATCAACACGAGGTTTTATCGCTTTTTTATCCCATTTAGCAATCTCCAAGGCAAATGCAACATTATCAAATACATTTCTTGCACTTAAAAGATTAAAATGTTGAAAAATCATACCAATTTTTTGTCTTTGCATTTGCAATTCTTTTTGTTTTAAGCCAAGCATATTCACGCCATCAACAAAGAGTGTGCCACTTGTAGGCTCTTCAAGACGATTGATAATACGTATAAGTGTGCTTTTACCCGCACCTGAATAACCAATAATCCCCATAATATCGCCTTTTGCTACTTCCAAATCTATATTTTTAAGAGCAACAAATCCATTTGGGTAGGTTTTATTGATGTGGTTTAGCTTTATCACACCGCATTCCTTTTAATACTTTTATATTTTTAAAAACTGCGCATTATATCACAAATTTTAAAAATACCCTATGTATTAATTTCCCTGTTTTTTTACATCTGGGGATTATTGGCTTTGTCTATTTTATCCCGTAAAAAAATGTGTAAATCTCTATATTCTTCGTGTGTAAAAAACCGCTTTTTCCCACAAGGTAAGGCATTTAAATGCACAAATCCATAGCTTATGCGTCTTAAATCTAATACTTCACGCCCAAAAGCTCCAAAGAATCGGCGTAACTCCCTATTTTTTCCTTGTGCAATACTAACTTTGATTTTAGAATATCTTCTATCATTTTTAAGAATCTTATAAGAGTTAAAAGGAGCAAACTCCATACTTGTAATATGACTTTTGCTATGTGCTCCAACTCTCGTATCTTCACTAATAAGCCCATTTTCCATAGCACTAATGATTTCTTGGGTGATAAAGCCATTAATTTTAAGAATATATGTGCGCAATAAATCAGATTCCATAAGAGCTCTAGCAACAGGTGTGCTATCGGTAAGAATAAGCAATCCCTCACTTGCAAAATCCAATCGCCCCACATATACAAAATGCTTAAATTTTGCTTCTAAACTCTCGTATATTACTCGCCTACCACGCTCATCACGTTTGCTTACAATTTCGCCTTTGGGTTTATGATATACGATACAAGTAAAGTGCTCCTTGGGAATAATCTTTTTGCCATCAATAAATACTCGTTGATTTGCACCCAAAAGAGAATGTAATGTCGCCTTAGTTTTTTCAATATTAACCCGCCCTTGAGAAATGAGTTTATCAGCCTCACGCCGAGAATATTTTGTATGATGAGCAATATATTGATTAAGGCGCATCTATTTTAAGCCAAATATTGGATTCCCTCCATTTACGCTTCCTCTTGTTTTTATAAGTGAATAATTATTACAACCCGATTCAATTCCATAATCACACGCTAAACCAAAAAGTTCAATCGCTTTACGCTTATCCTGCCTCACACCAAACCCACCATCATAAAGCACACCCAAATTGTTACAACTTTGAATATGCCCACTATCACACGCAAGCGTAAAATATTTTGCTGCATTATAATAATTCTTATCTGCACCATTTGAGCCAGTAGCATACATCCAACCTAAATTTCCACAACCTATAATATCACCTTGCTGACAAGCAACATAATTCATCTCAACATAGCTCATCTTATCTTTTGTCATACCATACACATTATAAGTATTACTCATAAGCCCTAAATTATAACAGCCCAAATCGCTCCCGAGCTGACAAGCGCTATTATAATAAGCTAATGATTTTTGGTAATCTTTTTTGACACCTACGCCATTAGCATACATCCAACCTGCATTAGTACAACCTAGAGAATCTCCCCCTTGACAAGCCACCTCATAGAGCTGTGCTGCTTGAACTTTATCTTCTTTAACGCCCTCACCATTATCATACGCCATTGCAAGATTCGCACACGCCACAGCATCACCACCTGTGCAAGCTTTATAGTAATAATTAACTGCCTTTTGAGGGTCTGGTACACCTGAATTTGCTCCATACATATAAATAAGTCCAGAACCAAAACAACCTGCAGCATTACCTTGATCACAAGAGCGTGCAAAGAGATTCAATGCGCTTTCATAATCTCCATCTCTTGCAAAAACCATTGCTGATTTGAGGGTATTATTTGATTCATTAACATTCTCAAGCATATCCTCAATGGGTGCTCCATTGATTTGATTAGCAGGAGTAAGAGGAGCAGAGCCCAAAAGCCCTGCAGGAATATTTGTATTTTGATTGTTTTGGGTAGGCGATGTAGGCTGAGTATTTTGAGGCAAATTTGATACATTAGGAGCAATAGGATTTGTGGTATTTTGTGAGTTGGGTAAAGGTTGTGTGGAAACTTCCCCTGCCGTCTCCTCTGGCTCTGCAAATCCTATCCCTACAATACATATTATTGCCCACATAAGCGCAAAAATCTTTTTCATCACACTATCCTAAGTAATAAATTTGCCTTTCAAAGCAAATGGCTTTAAGCAAATATAATACCATAATTAATGCAAAGCTGTATTAAGCTCAATTTTTCTATTACTCCTAAAAGCTATCATCTTGCCACTTTGACTATCACAGCGAAAATGAATGCCGTGTTTGCCTGAAAGCTCTCTTCCTTTATAAAAATTATTTTCCTTAATAGCAAATGTATCATTTATTTCAGCAATTTTTGCAGCTTCCTCAGGTGCAATATAAAATACTCCTCCAGCAAGAACAGCAATACCTCCATCAACAATGCACCCATCGCCCAAGCTAATACCGGTGGCACTATTAACGCCTAAAAGACAATTTTTACCAATACTTATAGGCTCGGAATTTCCTCCACTTAATACGCCAAGGATACTCGCACCACCTCCCACATCAGTGCCTTCACCTACCACCACACTTGAGCTAATGCGCCCCTCATTCATACAAGCTCCCATTGCTCCAGCATTGAAATTCACATAACTTGCTCCGGGCATTTGGGTATAGCCACCTGTTCCTAAATACGCTCCAAAGCGCGTTTTGGAACTATCAAGTAGGCGAATATTATCATATTGTGGAATCACCTGCATTAGGTATCGTGGAAACTTATCTACAAAATCAATATGAGGAAACTCGCCCTCCATTTTAAGACGAATCTCATTTTCTCTTAGCCATTCCAATTCATAGGGTTTATTGCCGCTCCAAGCGACATTTTGCAGCAATCCAAAAATACCATCAAGTTGCAAAGAACGCAAAGGCGCTTTGCCTAAAGATAAAGCCAAAAGTTTAAGATATGCAGATTCTACGCTTTCGCATTTTTCATCTTTATAGATAACACAGAATCTATACCGAGCTCTACCACCCTTTGTTTTTAGCTTGCCTTTATTTGCTTGTTTTTTAAGCTCTAAAATGACTTGAATATTTTTGTGCGTTTGAGAATCGCTTAATGCCTCATTTAAGAAGGGAGTGTAAAGCTCAAGTGCCTTATGCACAAATTCCTGATTAATGCCATACACCGCTTCATTATCACTTTGAGCTATGAGTTCACCAGCTTTTGCACTCTCACATAGCACGGCATAAGTGCCGAGATTCTCTCCTTTCCAATTCATCGTAGGATAAGTTGCGCACAACACTGCCTTAGACTTTTTACCAATCTCCACACGCGCAATACCAAAACCTAATGGTTCTTTATACGTTGCTGACTTTTGGTATTCATCAACAAATAACTTAAATTTCTCAATGCCCATATATTCTCCTTAATTCCTTTAATGATATAAAATTTGTAACTTGGTATTTTACATTATTTATTCTAAGATAACAAATAGTAAGTAAAAGCAACATTAATCCCCATTTAATGCAAAAAAGCAAGAAGTTTAAATTATACAATCTAAAATCTTGCATTCATAAAAAAGTTAAAGAGTGATTTTATAAGCTCTTAGAATACTTACAAACAAATGGATTCTATACATTGCTAAAGTTTGTCGGTTTTTGGCACAGCGATTTTACCACCATACAAAGAATTTATTTTGACAATATCTTTTAGCAAATTATCTATATTTGTTACAACCTGCTTGTTTTTTATTTTATATCGTTTTGCAAGTTCTTTTATATCTGTATATGTGATATATACATTATTTTTAGAATCTTGCCATACAGAAATCTTGAGAGGCAGATGAGTGGCTATTTGCTGATTCTCTTGCATCAAAAGCGTTCCAACTTTTGGATTCCCAAAAACTATTACCTTTGTAGGATTAAGTTCTAATCCTGCTTCTTTAGCATTTTTGCTATGGTCAAATTCTGCAAAAATGGGTATATTCTTTTGCATTATAGTATTTTTAATGTTTTTATAAGTAGTATCAAAATTATATGTGCTTTTTAGTGCCTCTGCACTGTTTGCTATTTGAGCTATGGCAAACAAAGAAAATATGATTTTTTTAATACCCATTGAAATTCTCCTTAAACTTAAATTCATTTAATATCCTAACTCATATTCCGAACTTGATTTAAAGGCATTTTTATATGGTGCGTCCCACCAACTACAAAAATCAAGTGCGTGTGTCTTCCTACAATCTGCCGATGGCTCACGAGCAGGTGTTAGCCCACAACTACAAAATAAAAGAGGAATAAACAAAAGCAATATTATTTTCAAATATCCTCCTATGCGCTAGACACAATACTTATACAAGAAAAAATGCAATAAATATTAAAGCATTTTGATATTTATAGAATCTAGCAAAAAATAATCAAAATTTCTAAACAAAAATCACTCTTTACATTTTAGTGATTATTCCTATAATAAATTTTATTTTAAGTTTTGTATGCTAAAATCTCACTTCACAAAAAATAATTTGCATAAAAGGGGATAAAATGATAACGATAAGTAGAATATTAATATGTGGAGGGGTAACCTGCTGTCTATGTCTTTTTGGATATGCCGATGAGATAGGCAATGAAACTTTTTCGGATACGACAGAATCTACAAAAGAAAAGTCATCTTCAAGTGCAACGCGCAATGTCAAATTACAAAAATCTATCGTTACTGCTGCTTCAGGGAGTGAGAAAAATGTAATTGATGCTCCAGCATCTGTAAATATTATTACCAAAGAAGAATTAGAGCAAAAACCTTATAGAGACTTAGGCGAAGCTCTCAAAGAAGTGCCCGGCGTGAGCCTTGATGAAACCTCCAACAAACTCGGTGCTTCTGCTATTTCTATTCGTGGTATGCCTTCAGGTTATACACTTTTTTTAGTTGATGGCTTAAGGCAAAATCCTAGCGGCGATGTAGCTACTGCAAATTTAGGTGCTGGTGTGTATAACACTTTTATCCCTCCAATGGGTGCTATTGAGCGTATTGAAGTTATCAAGGGACCTATGAGCACACTCTATGGAAGTGATGCGATAGGGGGTGTTGTAAATATCATCACTAAACCTATTACAGATAAATGGCACACTTCTTTTCAATCTCAAATCATTGTGCCCCAATCCTCTACTTTTGGTAATACTTATCAAAACTCACTTTGGACACAAGGTGGGCTTACAAAACACTTAGGGCTAACTTTTAGGGTGCGTCAAATTCATAAAAATCCAAGCGATAGACCCAAAAATGATTTAGGGCAAGATGTTTCTACTTTTTTTGGCACAAAATTTTCATTACTTAATGTCGGCACAAGGCTCACTTGGCTACCTGATAGTAAAAATATGCTCTATGCCGATGTAGATTACACAACATCAAACTATGATAATCGCAAAGGAGAAATAGGAACACTTGGTGTAGATGTTAACGGGAGAGGAGGCTATGAAAAAAATGTGGGTGTAGATAAGATTCTCGGGGCTATTGGACATAAAGGCTCTTATGATTTTGGGACTTGGAAAAATACCCTGCAATTTATGCGAACAAACAATACGGGAAGACTTGTAGCAGGCAATACTAACTCTCCAAATATTGGTAAAAATAGAGATATTGCTTCTAATGATGTGATCGCCGACACGCGACTTTTGCTTCCTTTAGGAGAAAGCAATATTTTAAATGTCGGCGCAGAATATCGCTTTGAGAATTATTACGATTTAGCTGCTACTCCTGCAAGTCATAATCGCCATACTTTCGCACTTTTTGCTGAAGATGAATATAATATCTTTGAACCGCTTACTTTTACTCTCGGAGCGAGGTATAATCATAATGATAAGTTTGGCTCAAATATCAGTCCGCGCGCATATCTTGTATATGAGATTCTTGATGGTTTTGCTCTTAAAGGCGGAGTAGCCACAGGATATAAAGCTCCTTATGCCAATCAACTCATTGACGCGGTATATGGCTATGGAAGTCAAGGCACACTTGCTTTTTTAGGTAATCCAAACCTTAAACCAGAAACTTCAGTGAGCTATGAAATAGGCACTATTTTTGATGGGAGATATATTGATTTTTCTTTAATGTTTTTCCGCTCAAATTTTAAAGACAAAATTGAAAACACAAGGGTGAATAAAAATGCAAATGGTGCTTTTTATGAAATTACTTGCCAAAATTACGGAGGAACAAATACTCAATGTAATCTCGCTATTAATGCAGATAGTGCATTTTCTCAAGGTGTAGAATCTAGCTTTGGCATTAAACCCATTTATGGCGTAGGATTTGATGTGGCTTATACCTTTGTGGATTCTGAAATTACTTCAGGAAGCAATAAAGGCAGACCTCTTTCAAGTGTGGCAAAGCACAACATCGTGTCTAAGCTTATCTTTACACATAAGAAATTCCATCTTTATGTGCAAGGGCAACACAAAGCAGGGTTGCTTAACACAAATGCATTAGGCAATACACCAGATGCCATAGCAATTAGAAATATACTTGGTGGCACATACTACAAACCTTATACGATTGTTAATCTCGGTTTAGGTTATAAAATTACAGAATCTATCCGCTTAAATGGTGGTGTGTATAATCTCTTTGATACAAATTTTATTGATTTTAGGAATTATAGTGCTAGTGGCAATGTCAATATGCACGGAGCTTATATTCAAGAGGGGCGCAGATATTGGGCAAATATCACACTTGATTTTTAAACTATTCAAGTTTAGTTTAATCTTTGAGAATATATAATTCTTGCAAATTATCTAATGATTCGTGATAATTTACCTATATAATACTTACAGGAGTTTAAAATGGGCAAACGAGTAGAACACGATTTTATTGGCGAACTAGAGATTGCCGATGATATGTATTATGGTGTGCAAACCTTTAGAGCATTACAAAATTTCAATATTACAGGCGATAAGCTAAGTAGCTATCCAAGCTTTATCAAGGCTTTTGCGCAAGTAAAAAAAGCTGCTTGTTTGGCAAATTATGAACTTAAATTGCTTGATGAGCAAAAAAAAGATGCTATTTGCAAAGCTTGTGATAGGCTTATTGCAGGCGAGCTAAGAGAGCAATTTGTAGTAGATATGCTTCAAGGTGGAGCTGGAACAAGCACAAATATGAACACAAATGAAGTTGTAGCAAATTTGGCATTAGAGATTATGGGACATAAAAAAGGTGAATATCAATACTGCCACCCAAATGACCACGTCAATCTCTCACAATCTACAAATGATTCATATCCCACTGCTATTCACGTAGCACTATATGACGAGCTTTCAGCTCTTGCCAAAGATATGGAAGTGCTAAAAGAATCTTTTAATAAAAAATCTCAAGAATTTAAAGATGTGCTTAAAATGGGGCGAACTCAACTTCAAGATGCTGTGCCTATGACTTTAGGACAAGAGTTTCACACTTTTGCAGTGATGATGGGAGAAGATATTGCGCGTGTGCTTGAAGCAAGAAACCTTGTAACTGAAATCAATATGGGTGGGACCGCAATTGGGACAGGCATAAACTCACACCCTGATTATCCTAAAATTGTCCAAAAGAAACTCTGTGAGGTTACAGGACACCCTTTCAAAACTGCAGATGACCTCATTGAGGCCACACAAGATACAGGTGCGTATGTGCAAGTAAGTGGTGTGCTTAAAAGAGTAGCTGTGAAACTCTCTAAAGTCTGTAATGACTTACGACTACTAAGCTCTGGACCAAGAGCGGGGCTTAATGAAATCAACCTCCCCAAAATGCAGCCCGGAAGCTCCATTATGCCCGGTAAAGTAAATCCTGTAATCCCTGAAGTTGTTAATCAAGTATGCTATGCAGTGATTGGTAATGATGTAACTGTGAGCTTTGCAAGTGAGGGCGGACAATTGCAGCTTAATGTATTTGAGCCTGTGATTGCTTATGGATTATTTAACTCTATTTCTATGATGAGAAATGCTATGCTTACACTTGCAAGCAAATGTATTGACGGAATCACTGCAAATGAAAAGATTTGTAGTGATTTTGTTTATAATAGCATTGGTATTGTTACAGCTCTTAATCCTTATATTGGCTATGAGAATTCTGCATCAATTGCTAAAGAATCTTTACAAACAGGCAAACCTGTTAAAGAAATTGCATTAGAAAGAAAGCTTTTAAGCGAAGAGCAACTCAATGAGATTTTTCAACCAAAAAATATGCTCAATCCACATATGAGCGCAGAAGATAAGGCGAAATTCCAAAAAAATTCGCCTTTTGCATAATCTCTTTGTAAAGTGTTTTTAGAGGAGTAGCCAAAGGCACTTCTTTAAAACTTACAATTTCATTTTTTAAGGATTTTTTATGGAAATAATATTACTGGTTTTACAAGTAGCAGTGCTACTTGGTGCGATTTTCTTAGGTATCCGACTAGGAGGTATGGCGATAGGCTATGCTGGAGGATTCGGTGTTGTAGTGCTTTGTCTCGTGCTCGGTATGAAACCCGGAGATATTCCTTGGGACGTGATTTTAATCATTATGTCTGTGATTGCAGCGATTGCGGCAATGCAACTTGCTGGTGGGCTAGACTATATGGTGCAAGTGGCAGAAAAAATCTTGCGCAAGAATCCAAAATACATTAACTACCTTGCTCCAACGGTTACATATTTCCTTACATTCTTAGCTGGCACTGGGCATACAGCATTTTCAATGATACCTGTGATTGTAGAAGTGGCAAAAGAGCAAAACATTAAACCTTCCGCACCTCTTTCAATCGCCGTTGTCGCAAGTCAGATTGCTATCACTGCATCGCCTGTAAGTGCTGCAGTGGTGTATATGAGTGGTGCTCTTGAAGATTTTGGCTGGAATTACCCTACATTGCTACTTGTATGGCTTATTACAACTTTTGCCGCTTGTATGCTTACTGCATTTGTGGTGAGCAAGTTTTTCCCACTTGATTTAAGCAAGGACATCATCTATCAAGAACGATTAAAAGCGGGACTTGTTAAGCCTTCTGTTGGTGCACAACATATTGAACTCAAAAAAGGTGCAAAACTAAGTGTAGGAATTTTCTTATTAGGTGTGCTCTGCGTGGTGATTTATGCCACTTCAATTTCTGATGTTGTGCGTAAGCCTTTCTTGGATATCCTAAATGGTGTGATTGTAAGCAATAATGGACAAGGGCTTATGGCAGGTATTGCTGAATTTATGAGAGGCTACATTGACCCAGTGAGATTACCACGCGATGGAGCGATTATGGCATTTATGTTAGCTATTGCTACTTGTATTACGATTTTTTGCAAGATAGATACAGGCAAACTTCTTGAAGCCAGCACTTTTAAGGCAGGTATGACAGCTTGTATTTGTGTGCTAGGCGTTGCTTGGCTTGGCAATACCTTTGTCGCCGGATACAAAAAAGAAATTGGAGATTTAGCAAGCAACCTTGTAGGTGATTATCCTGCACTTTTAGCAGTGGCACTTTTCTTTGCAAGTATGTTGCTTTACTCTCAGGCAGCAACAGCAAAGGCTATTATGCCTGTGGTCATTGGTGCACTTGGCATAACTGCGGCTACTCCAGAATCTTCCTACATTCTTGTAGCAAGCTTTGCAGCAGTTTCTGCTCTCTTCGTATTGCCCACATACCCTACCCTGCTTGGTGCAGTACAAATGGACGATACCGGCTCAACGCGTATTGGTAAATATGTCTTTAACCATAGCTTTATTGTGCCCGGCACACTTGCGATAATCTTTGCAGTAGGGCTTGGGTTTATAGTCACTCCTCTCTTTGCTTAAGATGTCTCTATATGCAGGAGCATTCAATGAATATCCTTGCGTATAGATTCTATTTTATTATTTATGTAAAATATATTGTTTTTTCTATTTGTTGGTATTTTCTTAAAAAATCATTTATATTGATAACATAAAAACTATTTTTATTAAACTTAGTTTAAAAAAGGTCGTATTATGAACATTTTTTCTCGTCTAAATGTTGGTGCAAAGGTAGCGTGTGTAGTAACTGCATTTGTAGTAATTTGTGTAAGCATATTGGCATTTTTTATTATTTCCGCTTCAAAGCATTCACTTGAAGAACAAGCTCATAGAATTGTAGAACAGGCCTCTTATCGCTACGGCAATATCCTTGATATGGTAAGTTCAGAGGTGCTTGATACATTATTTGTTGGTGCTACTGCTATTAATACTCAAATTGAGCACAATACTATCAGTGCCGAGCGTCTAAAGGATATTGTCACTGCAATTCCTAATAATATCAACAGCATTGAGTATGCGTATTTATTTATGCCTCAATTTATGGGTGAAGAACTCATCATTCTCGCACAATCAAATGGAAAAGAGGGACAAAAAGCTGCCATTATCAAGTCCGAACCCATCATTAAAACATTTACATCTATACAAGGTGCTATTGCAAACAATAAACCGAGTTTGTCGCACCCTGCAATCATCAATTTTCAAAATAAAGAGTTATATGCACAGGGCTTTGGTGTCCCCATACACGATAAAAATGGCAAAGTTATAGGTGCATTAGGTGCTTTTATAAATTTTGCCAATATTGGGATTCCTCTATTAAGCGAAGAGGCTAGAGTTTTTAATGATGACCAAAGGTTTGTTATAGATGAGCAAGGCACGATAATCATCAATCAAAATCAAAATTTTATAGGCAAAAAGCTTGATGAAATCGTTCCAACACAAGAAACAAAAAATATTATTATTGCTGCCAAAGAGGGAAAAAATGGTATTTTCCCTTACCGCACAGCTGCAGGAATTGAAGGTATCGTCGGTATGCGCTCTATAAAGCCACTCAATGAGGGTAATATGTATTGGAATGTCTTATCATATATCCCCAATAAATCCATTAATGAACCACTTGTAGAACTTCTATGGATTATTATTGCTTGTAGCATAGGGACAATATTAATTATTGTCATAGGCACAATGTATTATTTACGCACCTGTGTAGCTAAACGCATACGATTAATACTTAACGCACTTACAAGCTTTTTTGCCTATCTCAACCACGAACGCAAAGATGCACCACAACCTCTTAAGATTGTTGCTCAAGATGAATTAGGTGAAATGGGTAATGCTATTAATGATAATATTCAAAAAACAAAAGCTGGTTTAGAACAAGATTCTAAAGCTGTAGAACAATCAGTTTTAACTGCAAAAACCATAGAATCTGGAGACTTTAGAGCAAGAATTACAGAAACTCCTCATAATCCACAGCTTAATGAATTAAAAAATGTGCTTAATCATATGCTTGATGATTTACAAACAAAAATAGGAAGTGATACCAATGAAATAGCAAGAGTATTCGATAGCTATACTAAACTCGACTTCACCACAGAAGTAAAAGATGCAAGTGGTAGAGTAGAAGTTGTTACAAATACTCTAGGAGAAGAAATTAGAAAAATGCTCTCAACAAGTTCAAACTTTGCTCAAACATTAAGTAATGAAGCTAAATCTCTTGCTCAAGCAGTAACTAATCTTACTAATTTAACAAATTCCCAAGCTTCCTCTTTAGAACAAACAGCTCAAGCAGTAGAAGAGATTACAAGTTCTATGCAAAATGTAAGTGGTAAGACTGGAGAAGTTATCCAACAAAGTGAAGATATTAAAAATGTTATAGGTATCATTAGAGATATAGCAGACCAAACAAACTTACTTGCTCTTAATGCAGCAATAGAAGCTGCAAGAGCAGGAGAACACGGAAGAGGATTTGCTGTTGTTGCAGATGAGGTGCGAAAATTAGCCGAGAGAACTCAAAAGAGCTTAGGAGAGATTGAAGCTAATACAAATCTCTTAGTGCAAAGTATTAATGATATGGGAGAATCTATTAGAGAGCAAACT from Helicobacter hepaticus ATCC 51449 carries:
- a CDS encoding methionine ABC transporter permease, whose product is MVFFSSLFAMIFGLPLGVLLSVIKPSGILANPLFYRILGAIVNVVRSFPFIVLIILLLPLSKYLIGTSIGSTAAIIPLVIAATPFIARLFEGAFDEVDKGLIEATMSMGASKMRIILMMISESLPSLANAITITAVSLVGFSAMAGVVGAGGLGDLAYRIGFQSFKPDILAYAVICTIVIVQCIQSSGDLLIKRLRQHR
- a CDS encoding methionine ABC transporter ATP-binding protein, whose product is MIKLNHINKTYPNGFVALKNIDLEVAKGDIMGIIGYSGAGKSTLIRIINRLEEPTSGTLFVDGVNMLGLKQKELQMQRQKIGMIFQHFNLLSARNVFDNVAFALEIAKWDKKAIKPRVDELLELVGLSERASFFPSQLSGGQKQRVAIARALANHPKVLLCDEATSALDTKTTKSILALLRDIQRRLGLSVVLITHQIEVVREICNKMCVVSDGAIVERGSVAEVFAAPKHPITRELISFLPQDEGHIISHLKDLHNVYKVIFTGPYAHLPLVSQMIREFDVDVNILSGNIDELATGEVGHLVLKFIATDDKRDKALSWLKEQGVSIEDLNLMCQNTDSIQLSQKIESKAV
- a CDS encoding pseudouridine synthase yields the protein MRLNQYIAHHTKYSRREADKLISQGRVNIEKTKATLHSLLGANQRVFIDGKKIIPKEHFTCIVYHKPKGEIVSKRDERGRRVIYESLEAKFKHFVYVGRLDFASEGLLILTDSTPVARALMESDLLRTYILKINGFITQEIISAMENGLISEDTRVGAHSKSHITSMEFAPFNSYKILKNDRRYSKIKVSIAQGKNRELRRFFGAFGREVLDLRRISYGFVHLNALPCGKKRFFTHEEYRDLHIFLRDKIDKANNPQM
- a CDS encoding SEL1-like repeat protein, whose product is MKKIFALMWAIICIVGIGFAEPEETAGEVSTQPLPNSQNTTNPIAPNVSNLPQNTQPTSPTQNNQNTNIPAGLLGSAPLTPANQINGAPIEDMLENVNESNNTLKSAMVFARDGDYESALNLFARSCDQGNAAGCFGSGLIYMYGANSGVPDPQKAVNYYYKACTGGDAVACANLAMAYDNGEGVKEDKVQAAQLYEVACQGGDSLGCTNAGWMYANGVGVKKDYQKSLAYYNSACQLGSDLGCYNLGLMSNTYNVYGMTKDKMSYVEMNYVACQQGDIIGCGNLGWMYATGSNGADKNYYNAAKYFTLACDSGHIQSCNNLGVLYDGGFGVRQDKRKAIELFGLACDYGIESGCNNYSLIKTRGSVNGGNPIFGLK
- a CDS encoding 2,3,4,5-tetrahydropyridine-2,6-carboxylate N-succinyltransferase → MGIEKFKLFVDEYQKSATYKEPLGFGIARVEIGKKSKAVLCATYPTMNWKGENLGTYAVLCESAKAGELIAQSDNEAVYGINQEFVHKALELYTPFLNEALSDSQTHKNIQVILELKKQANKGKLKTKGGRARYRFCVIYKDEKCESVESAYLKLLALSLGKAPLRSLQLDGIFGLLQNVAWSGNKPYELEWLRENEIRLKMEGEFPHIDFVDKFPRYLMQVIPQYDNIRLLDSSKTRFGAYLGTGGYTQMPGASYVNFNAGAMGACMNEGRISSSVVVGEGTDVGGGASILGVLSGGNSEPISIGKNCLLGVNSATGISLGDGCIVDGGIAVLAGGVFYIAPEEAAKIAEINDTFAIKENNFYKGRELSGKHGIHFRCDSQSGKMIAFRSNRKIELNTALH
- a CDS encoding DUF302 domain-containing protein; the encoded protein is MGIKKIIFSLFAIAQIANSAEALKSTYNFDTTYKNIKNTIMQKNIPIFAEFDHSKNAKEAGLELNPTKVIVFGNPKVGTLLMQENQQIATHLPLKISVWQDSKNNVYITYTDIKELAKRYKIKNKQVVTNIDNLLKDIVKINSLYGGKIAVPKTDKL